In Gossypium hirsutum isolate 1008001.06 chromosome D06, Gossypium_hirsutum_v2.1, whole genome shotgun sequence, one genomic interval encodes:
- the LOC107901711 gene encoding protein MAINTENANCE OF MERISTEMS, whose product MANSLIYHDKNHISIDQLQKVEDQILQNNIRNLPAPPSPLIKPYLREVSFSHLALVGSGCKFDPTLASALVERWRPETRNFHLSCGKCTITLEDVQSQLRLPMDRFIMTKTVHADDWKAVCDKLLGLVPETIFGGQIEMDLLRRNFDALDQDLTEVKREQHTRSYILMIIGGILLPDKS is encoded by the exons ATGGCAAATTCTCTAATCTATCATGATAAGAACCACATTTCTATCGATCAATTGCAAAAG GTGGAAGATCAAATTTTGCAAAACAACATTCGTAATCTACCCGCTCCTCCATCACCTTTGATCAAACCCTACTTGAGAGAAGTCAGTTTTTCGCACCTGGCCCTTGTAGGTAGCGGGTGTAAGTTTGACCCGACACTCGCAAGTGCGTTGGTGGAAAGGTGGAGACCTGAGACGCGCAATTTCCATCTTTCATGTGGCAAGTGTACTATCACTCTAGAGGACGTTCAGTCACAACTCAGGTTACCAATGGATCGATTCATAATGACTAAGACTGTTCACGCAGACGATTGGAAAGCGGTATGCGACAAACTTTTGGGGCTAGTTCCGGAGACAATTTTTGGAGGCCAGATAGAAATggatttgttaagaagaaatttcgATGCGCTCGATCAGGATTTAACTGAAGTCAAAAGAGAGCAACACACTCGGTCCTACATCCTTATGATAATCGGGGGTATCCTACTACCGGATAAGTCATGA
- the LOC107901710 gene encoding probable C-terminal domain small phosphatase, translated as MVSKIVKRPPPRSIKRHRRKTSPTKKNASVTVIASLNKSIKICHRRLVRLFSKLARIATPSTTKRRYKGFKILKQDQLESNSIVPRTLVFDRCLLPPPISETKKTIVLDLDETLVHSSPDPPPKMYDFVVRPSIDGQIMKFYVLKRPGVDSFLEEISKKHEVVVFTAGLEQYASQVLDKLDPKGLISYRLYRDSCKEMEEKMVKDLSEMGRDLGKVVIVDDNPNAYTLQPENAIPIPPFVEDGEDRELEKLVQFFEWCEPFEDMRLAVKQYFSGGNDGAAVVLLKA; from the coding sequence ATGGTTTCCAAGATTGTCAAGAGACCTCCGCCACGATCCATCAAGCGCCACAGGAGAAAGACTTCTCCGACGAAGAAGAATGCTTCTGTCACCGTCATTGCCTCCCTCAACAAGTCCATTAAGATATGCCATCGCCGCCTTGTCAGGCTTTTCTCCAAGTTAGCCCGCATAGCAACTCCTTCTACCACCAAACGCCGCTACAAGGGGTTCAAAATCCTCAAACAAGATCAACTCGAAAGCAATTCCATTGTTCCTCGAACTCTAGTGTTCGACCGTTGCTTGCTTCCGCCGCCGATTTCGGAGACCAAAAAAACCATCGTCCTTGATCTAGACGAGACCCTGGTGCATTCAAGCCCCGATCCACCTCCCAAAATGTATGATTTCGTAGTAAGGCCGAGCATCGATGGTCAAATCATGAAATTTTACGTGTTGAAACGTCCTGGTGTCGATTCTTTCTTGGAAGAAATCAGCAAGAAACACGAGGTGGTGGTGTTCACGGCCGGACTTGAGCAATATGCTTCGCAGGTTTTGGATAAGCTTGACCCTAAGGGGCTAATATCGTACCGGCTTTATCGGGATTCCTGCAAAGAAATGGAAGAGAAGATGGTTAAAGACTTGTCCGAAATGGGGAGGGATTTGGGCAAagttgtgatagttgatgataaCCCAAATGCTTACACTTTGCAGCCGGAGAATGCTATCCCCATACCACCGTTTGTGGAGGACGGTGAGGATAGGGAGCTGGAGAAGTTGGTGCAATTCTTTGAGTGGTGTGAACCGTTTGAAGATATGAGATTGGCTGTCAAGCAGTATTTCAGCGGTGGCAACGACGGTGCAGCAGTGGTGCTGCTGAAGGCATAG